Proteins encoded by one window of Lycium barbarum isolate Lr01 chromosome 11, ASM1917538v2, whole genome shotgun sequence:
- the LOC132620150 gene encoding putative F-box protein At3g10430 — MATSDNGHRPFPEDLDRNILVKLPVKSLLRFKCVCKNWYTLIKNPNFIKEHLNNCNKNKSLQLLIYDYGASDGSPPITLISDHGVFPLHENPDYFQRFRGMTNILIGCVDGIYLLERVSDDKYSYALWNPAIREVRPLPEPKIPFSTREGFFGCGLDPSSNDYKIVYFIKNRYAAVYSCSRDSWRIFEFTFRIFHPAKNCIETFALGIAYLNGAYYWMINEYTPEGVKCIFLSFDFSNEVFGKIDGPVHYSVTRMPILFDDSIALLNYCEDFVYDIWVMIRPGVWNKRFTFQCFPYFKSWYSSTVIFVTRSSRLVSYNVKTQKTTHLGLSYPGLKRFSYKDRCAVYPYKESLVAIKRENE; from the coding sequence ATGGCCACGAGCGATAATGGTCATCGGCCTTTCCCCGAAGATTTAGATAGGAATATTCTAGTCAAGCTGCCGGTGAAGTCCTTGTTGCGGTTCAAATGTGTCTGCAAGAACTGGTACACTCTTATCAAGAATCCTAATTTTATTAAAGAACACTTGAATAATTGTAACAAGAACAAATCCCTCCAACTTCTGATTTATGATTATGGTGCATCAGACGGTTCCCCTCCCATTACTTTGATTTCTGATCATGGTGTATTCCCTTTACATGAGAATCCTGATTATTTCCAAAGGTTTAGAGGTATGACGAATATTCTTATAGGTTGTGTTGATGGAATATATCTTTTGGAGAGAGTAAGTGATGACAAATATTCGTATGCGTTGTGGAATCCTGCGATCAGGGAGGTGAGGCCCCTCCCTGAACCCAAAATACCATTTTCCACCAGGGAAGGCTTCTTTGGGTGCGGATTAGACCCCTCAAGTAATGATTATAAGATTGTTTACTTTATTAAGAATAGATATGCAGCGGTCTATTCATGTTCTAGAGACTCATGGAGAATCTtcgaattcacatttagaattttCCATCCCGCTAAGAACTGTATTGAAACGTTTGCTCTTGGTATTGCTTATCTGAACGGAGCTTATTACTGGATGATAAATGAGTATACACCAGAAGGGGTTAAATGCATTTTTCTTTCATTTGACTTTAGCAATGAGGTGTTTGGAAAGATTGATGGGCCAGTTCATTACTCTGTTACTAGGATGCCTATATTGTTTGATGACTCTATTGCCCTCTTAAACTATTGTGAAGATTTTGTTTATGATATATGGGTAATGATCCGACCAGGAGTTTGGAATAAACGTTTTACCTTTCAATGCTTTCCATATTTTAAGTCTTGGTATTCTAGCACTGTCATTTTTGTAACCAGAAGTTCTCGGCTAGTCTCCTATAATGTTAAGACTCAGAAGACAACACATCTTGGATTAAGTTATCCAGGCCTGAAGAGATTCTCATATAAGGATCGTTGTGCAGTTTATCCTTATAAGGAGAGCTTAGTAGCAATTAAGCGGGAAAATGAATGA